In Microcella indica, the genomic window AGGTGGTGGTGGTGACTGCCCGGCGTGCACGCGCGATACAGCGCCTCGCCCTCCTGCTGCAGCGAGTCGGCCTCGCCCTCTTCCGTGAGGTCGGTGAGCGCCCGGTAGACGGTGGCGAGGCCGATCGTCGAGCCCGAGTCGCGCAGCGAGCCGTGCAGGGCTTGAGCGCTCACGAAACCCTCGGCCGTCGAGAGGGCCGTGCGCACTGCCTCGCGCTGCCACGTGTTCCGCTTCATGTCGCCTCCAGCGTGCGTCGCGACGGTGCTGACAGGTGGCGCGAGGTCGCCGAGAGGCGACGGGAGCCGACGATGCGGCACACGACGTAGATCGCGAACGAGATGGTCGTGATGTAGGGGCTGATGGGGAGCGAGCCGCCGATCGCGAGCAGGATGCCCCCCACGGCCGAGACGAAGCCGAAGACCATGCTGAGCACGGGCACGAGCACGGGGGAGCTCGAGACGCGCAGAGCGGCGGCGGCCGGCGTCACGAGCAGGGCGAGCACGAGGAGCGCCCCGATAACCTGCACCGAGACGGCGACTGCAAGGCCCAGGAGCACCATGAAGATGAAGGAGAGCGGGCGCCCCGGCACACCGCGAGCGTGGGCGACCTCGGGATCGAGGCTGTCGAACGTGAGAGGGCGCCACACGACGATCAGCACGAGGAGCACGAGCACGCTGATCGTGATGAGCAGTCCGAGCTGCGGGATGTCGACGCTGATGATCTGGCCCGTGAGCAGCCCGAACTTGTTGCCGCTGCGCCCCGGGTAGAGGGCGAGGAAGAGGATGCCGAGCCCGAGCCCGAAGGGCATGAGCACGCCGATGATCGAGTTGCGGTCGCGCGCCCGCGCGCCGAGGAGTCCGATGAGCGCGGCGGCGGCGAGGGAGCCGACGAGGGAGCCCGCGACGACGTTGAGGCCCAGAAGGAGGGCAGCGGCAGCGCCTGCGAAGGAGAGCTCGCTGATGCCGTGCACCGCGAACGCCATGTCGCGCTGCATGACGAAGACGCCGATGAGCCCGCCGAGGATGCCGAGGACGGCGGCGGCGATGATCGAGTTCTGCACGAGCGCGAGCAGCTGCACGTAGGTCTCCCAGTCGACGGTGATCATGACAGCACCGCCCTCATGCGATCACCTCGTGGTGGTGGTCGCCGTCGGGCACGCCCACGACGATGACACGGCCCCGCGAGCGGATGACCTCGACGCTCGTGCCGTACAGGCCGCTCAGCACGTCGTCGCGCAGCACCTCGTCGGGAGTGCCGATCGTGAAGCGGCCATGGGCGAGGTACAGGATGCGGTCGACCATGCCGAGCACGGGGTTCACATCGTGGGTGACGAAGACGACGGCCGTGCCGTGGTCGCGCCGACGCGCGTCGATGAGCCCGCTCACTTCCCGCTGGTGGTGCAGGTCGAGGCTCATGAGCGGTTCGTCGCACAGCAGCAGCGTCGGATCGTCGGCGAGGGATTGGGCGACTCGCAGGCGCTGCTGCTCGCCGCCCGAGAGGGTGCCGAGGGGTCGGTCGGCATAGGCGTGGGCTCCGACCGCGGTGAGCAGGGCATCCACGCGATCGCGGTCGGCGCGCGTCGCGATCGGCGGGCCCCAGCGGTGACCGTTGACGCCCAGCATGACCAGGTCGCGGCCGCGCAGGGGAGTGCCCGGCGGCACGATCTTCTGCTGGGGAATGTAGCCGACGCGGCGTGCGCCACGACGAGCGGGATGCCCGGCCACGAGCACCTCGCCCGCGTCGAGCCGCTGCTGCCCGAGCATCGCGCGCAGCAGGCTCGTCTTGCCCGAGCCGTTCGCGCCGAGGACGGCGAGGAACTCGCCGGGCGCGATGTCGAGGTCGAGCCCGCTCCACAGCCCGCGGCCGCCGAAGCCGAGAGCCCCACCGCGGATGCTGAGAACCGGGGCGGGGCGTTCGGAGCCGAGAGTGTCGGGGGTCACGCGGCCGTCAGCGCCGACTCCACGGCCTCGACGTTCGCGCGCATCCATGACACGTAGTCTTCCCCCTCCGGGAGGGTTTCGACGAACGAGACCACCGCGATGCCCGCGGACTCGGCCGCGTCGCGCACGCGCTGCGTCTCCGGGCTCTCGGTCTGCTCGTTGTAGGCGAGCAGGCGCACGTCTCCCGAGTCGATGAGGTCGAGGGTCTGCTGGAGCGCGAGCGGGGGTACGTCGGCACCCTCCTCGATCGCCTCGGAGAACTCCTCGGGCGTGCCGTCCTCGAAGCCGAGCTCGGCCAGCAGGTACACGGGCACGGGCTCCGTCGCGGCGACGGTGCCGCCCCCGAGGGAGCCGGCGAGCGCCTCCATGTCGGCCTCGAGGGACTCGAGGTCGGTCAGGAAGGCGGCGAGGTTGCTCTCGTAGGAGGCCGCGTTGCCGGCGTCCGTCTCCACGAGCGCCTCGGTGATGGCCTCGGCCACGTGCGCGATGCTGTGCACGTCGTACCAGACGTGCTCGTTGAGACCCTCGATGATGTGGCCGTGGTCCTCGGCGTGCTCGTCCTCGGCGTGCTCGTCGTCGGCGTGCTCCTCGTCGCCGTGAGCATCCTCAGCGTGGTCCTCCTCGAGGAGGCCACTCGTTTCGACGGCGGAGATGACGATGGCGCTCGAGCCGGAACCCTCGACGAGCACGTCGACGAAGGGGTCGTACCCGCCGCCGTTCTCGATGACGATGTCGGCGTTCGCGATCGCCAGCTGGTCCTGGGCGCTCGCCTCGTAGCTGTGCGGGTCGATCGCGGCGCTGTCGATGATGCTCGTGACGGTCGCGAGGTCGCCCGCGAGCGACTGCGTGATGTCGCCGTACACGTTCGTGGAGGCGACGATGGAGAGGCCTTCGGCGTCCTCCGCCGGCGCGGGGCTCGCGCAGCCGGCGAGGGCGACAGCGGCGGCGCTGCCGATGAGCAGGGCGGCCAGGGATCGGGCGAGCGAGGTCATGGAGAAAGAGTACGTCTTATCGAGAACGGTTGTCAAAACCATTCTCAATAAGATCGTGCGAGGTTCGTCTCGGCGCTGCTTCAGGCTGTGCCGCTAGCGTGCGCGCATGTCGAACCGCTGGCTCATGCTCTCCATGACCGGGATGCACCGCGCTCTTCTGCGCCTGACGGGCGGTCGCCTCGGTTCGAGGCTCGGCGCGATGCCCGTCATCGAGCTCACGACGCGGGGCCGCCGCACCGGTGCCGAGCGCACGACGCTGCTGACCATCGCCGCGCGCACCGGCAACACCTTCGTGGTCGTGGCCTCCCGCGGGGGCGACGACGCGCATCCCGCCTGGTACCTCAACCTCGTCGACGACCCGGACGTGCGCGTCGGGAAGCCGGGCAAGGAGTCTCGTCCGATGCTCGCGCGGGTCGCCGGCGACGCCGAGCGCGAGCGGCTGTGGCCCGAGATCGTGCGCGCCTACCGCGGCTACGCGGCATACCAGCGCAAGACCACGCGGCGGATTCCGCTCGTGATCCTCGAACCGCTCGCCCGCACGACGTAGAACGCGAGCGGTGCAGCGCTCGCGCGGCGTCAGTCGAGCAGCAGCGCGGGCTCCTCGATGATGCTCGCAACGTCCGCCAGGAAGCG contains:
- a CDS encoding nitroreductase/quinone reductase family protein; the encoded protein is MSNRWLMLSMTGMHRALLRLTGGRLGSRLGAMPVIELTTRGRRTGAERTTLLTIAARTGNTFVVVASRGGDDAHPAWYLNLVDDPDVRVGKPGKESRPMLARVAGDAERERLWPEIVRAYRGYAAYQRKTTRRIPLVILEPLARTT
- a CDS encoding metal ABC transporter solute-binding protein, Zn/Mn family encodes the protein MTSLARSLAALLIGSAAAVALAGCASPAPAEDAEGLSIVASTNVYGDITQSLAGDLATVTSIIDSAAIDPHSYEASAQDQLAIANADIVIENGGGYDPFVDVLVEGSGSSAIVISAVETSGLLEEDHAEDAHGDEEHADDEHAEDEHAEDHGHIIEGLNEHVWYDVHSIAHVAEAITEALVETDAGNAASYESNLAAFLTDLESLEADMEALAGSLGGGTVAATEPVPVYLLAELGFEDGTPEEFSEAIEEGADVPPLALQQTLDLIDSGDVRLLAYNEQTESPETQRVRDAAESAGIAVVSFVETLPEGEDYVSWMRANVEAVESALTAA
- a CDS encoding Fur family transcriptional regulator gives rise to the protein MKRNTWQREAVRTALSTAEGFVSAQALHGSLRDSGSTIGLATVYRALTDLTEEGEADSLQQEGEALYRACTPGSHHHHLICRRCGMTVEIEAAAVESWARGVATEHGFTAAEHVVDVFGLCPQCTADARQQ
- a CDS encoding metal ABC transporter ATP-binding protein, encoding MDARERRGRGVGADGRVTPDTLGSERPAPVLSIRGGALGFGGRGLWSGLDLDIAPGEFLAVLGANGSGKTSLLRAMLGQQRLDAGEVLVAGHPARRGARRVGYIPQQKIVPPGTPLRGRDLVMLGVNGHRWGPPIATRADRDRVDALLTAVGAHAYADRPLGTLSGGEQQRLRVAQSLADDPTLLLCDEPLMSLDLHHQREVSGLIDARRRDHGTAVVFVTHDVNPVLGMVDRILYLAHGRFTIGTPDEVLRDDVLSGLYGTSVEVIRSRGRVIVVGVPDGDHHHEVIA
- a CDS encoding metal ABC transporter permease, translated to MITVDWETYVQLLALVQNSIIAAAVLGILGGLIGVFVMQRDMAFAVHGISELSFAGAAAALLLGLNVVAGSLVGSLAAAALIGLLGARARDRNSIIGVLMPFGLGLGILFLALYPGRSGNKFGLLTGQIISVDIPQLGLLITISVLVLLVLIVVWRPLTFDSLDPEVAHARGVPGRPLSFIFMVLLGLAVAVSVQVIGALLVLALLVTPAAAALRVSSSPVLVPVLSMVFGFVSAVGGILLAIGGSLPISPYITTISFAIYVVCRIVGSRRLSATSRHLSAPSRRTLEAT